CTTGGCCCCGTTCCACTTCTTCGCGCTTGGTACCACGCAGCAGCACGCCCACGTTGTCGCCCGCTTGACCTTGGTCCAGCAGCTTGCGGAACATTTCCACGCCGGTGCAGGTGGTCTTGACGGTGGGCTTGATGCCGACGATTTCGATTTCTTCGCCGACCTTCACCACGCCCCGTTCCACACGACCGGTCACCACGGTGCCGCGGCCGGAGATGGAGAATACGTCTTCGATGGGCAGCAGGAAGGGTTGATCCACAGCCCGTTCCGGGGTGGGGATGTAGGAATCCAGAGCAGCGGCCAGTTGGAAGATGGAGGGCTCACCGATTTCGGATTGGTCGCCTTCCAGGGCCTTCAGAGCGGAACCCTTGATGATGGGGATGTCGTCGCCCGGGAAGTCGTACTTGGACAGCAGTTCCCGAACTTCCATTTCCACCAGTTCCAGCAGTTCGGCGTCGTCCACCATGTCGCACTTGTTCAGATAGACGATGATGTAGGGCACGCCCACCTGACGGGCCAGCAGGATGTGTTCCCGGGTTTGGGGCATGGGGCCGTCGGCCGCAGACACCACCAGGATGGCGCCGTCCATCTGGGCGGCACCGGTAATCATGTTCTTTACGTAGTCCGCGTGCCCCGGGCAATCCACGTGGGCGTAGTGGCGGGTTTCCGTTTCGTATTCCACGTGCGCCGTGTTGATCGTGATACCGCGAGCCTTTTCTTCCGGAGCAGCATCAATCTGGTCGTACGCACGGGCTTCGCCGCCCCACTTCCGGGCCAGAACCGTGGTAATCGCCGCCGTCAGCGTCGTCTTACCGTGGTCAACGTGCCCAATCGTACCCACGTTTACGTGCGGCTTCGTACGTTCAAATTTTTCTTTGGCCATTCCGGTACCTCGAAATATAGAAGATTAACAAAACTTCCGGCGCGATATAGATGAGGGTAGTGGTGCCCATGGGCAGGATTGAACTGCCGACCTCTCCCTTACCAAGGGAGTGCTCTACCACTGAGCTACATGGGCATCGCTTACAACTTGTTGCCGCAACCTGGAGCGGGTGAAGGGAATCGAACCCTCGTCTTAAGCTTGGAAGGCTTCAGCTCTACCATTGAGCTACACCCGCAATCTCTTCACCTGCAACAAGTCGTTGCTGCAACAGCAACTGGTGGAGGGGGAAGGATTCGAACCTTCGAAGGCAGAGCCGGCAGATTTACAGTCTGCTCCCTTTGACCGCTCGGGAACCCCTCCGAAACGAAGCCGCGAATTATGGCGATTCAGCACAAAGCTGTCAAGCCGTTTCGCGAAGCGAGGGCGCATTATAGCAAAAGATTTCTCGACGTCCAGCCGCAAGTTGAAAAAAACGCCAGTCTCC
This sequence is a window from Azospira inquinata. Protein-coding genes within it:
- the tuf gene encoding elongation factor Tu, whose product is MAKEKFERTKPHVNVGTIGHVDHGKTTLTAAITTVLARKWGGEARAYDQIDAAPEEKARGITINTAHVEYETETRHYAHVDCPGHADYVKNMITGAAQMDGAILVVSAADGPMPQTREHILLARQVGVPYIIVYLNKCDMVDDAELLELVEMEVRELLSKYDFPGDDIPIIKGSALKALEGDQSEIGEPSIFQLAAALDSYIPTPERAVDQPFLLPIEDVFSISGRGTVVTGRVERGVVKVGEEIEIVGIKPTVKTTCTGVEMFRKLLDQGQAGDNVGVLLRGTKREEVERGQVLAKPGSINPHTHFSAEVYVLSKDEGGRHTPFFNGYRPQFYFRTTDVTGTIELPAGTEMVMPGDNIAMTVKLICPIAMEEGLRFAIREGGRTVGAGVVAKIIE